The Nicotiana tomentosiformis chromosome 2, ASM39032v3, whole genome shotgun sequence genome includes the window CGGTTCAGAGGCTCTTGATTTCACCCTcacgttgctcgctgagaagtttaTACATGCTTCTTTTCTCAGCAAGCCCGTTGGCTTCGGCTTCGAGTTGGCTCAGCTCATACCGGTACCGGAGAAAGGTATCATGGTGgagcaccgaggcctacaaataCGAGGAAAGATATTAGAGTTATCAAAAAATTAGTTCAAATATCAGAAGAAATATTGGAATCATCAGGAATTATCAAgagttacccggttcagcgcctgttgtgcttcgttgaacaggcatgtcgcgtctacctcgttcattttggcCTGGTCTTCTTTAGTCACTAGGCACCAGAGGTAACTGGCTATCCCTACGGGGGTAGAGAGGACTCGGACATCCTCTGAAATGGTGATAACGATGGTCCGCTTCCAACATGGATCCGTGCTCTAAGCAGGGAACCAGTTAGTTAATTTCAGGCTCGAGCTCGACCCGCCAGCTTCCGAAGGTAGTCTTTTCCTTAGCACCTTTAACTCACCCAACTCGGTAAAATCCTCTGGGACGGATGAGTCTATACTATCAAAAAAGCCTCGAAGGGGATCATCTGCCCCGTGGGCCTCCTCATGGGACCACTCCTTCGTCGTTCGGGCTTCATCGAACATTGACTCAGTGAACGAAGGCGATCCCAGAATATCTATAACACCGGGCGGGGCAAGAGCGACATCTCGCGAAGCCTCGACCCTTACTTCGGCATCATTCTCGCAAACTTGAGGGGGATCAGCTTCGGTCACTTCCGCTTTGGCTGCCACCTGTTCCTAGGGGATAGATGGAACATGGGCCATGAAGATGTCATCATCCTTAGGCTCGTCTCTAAGCCGGAGGAGTGATGTCGAGTCAAGCACTCGGGAGCTGGAGGTTTCCTTTGGCTTACGAACCAGCCTACTTCtcgttttctttttctccgagcttgGTGAACTCgaggccctttttcttttcttctccgcTGCTGTGGCCTCGGGCTGTCCCGAAGTGGAAGAACCGACAGGTAAGTCCTTGTCCCCAACTGAGGACCTAAGTTCgacggtcttaggcaaacctgcaaaagggaagtaaagaaaaaaataataacataGAGCTAAAACAAAAGGCGTAACACAACCTACTCGGAAAAATCTTACCATGGGAATgggcctcccaacggcccttcgaGAGTTTGAGCCATGAGCGCTCATAGTAGGGCATCTGTGAGACGATGCCTTTGACCTACTCCTCGAGATAAGGAAcatcattttggacttgggcaacGGCTGCACCACCACAAATACCAATAAGAAAAAGGGGGATGAACTCAGAATTGACATTTGAAGGAAAGTTTTTACTTACGTGatgtattccacttctcggggaatggcatgaATTCGACTGGGATCAAATCCGAGGTCCTCACCCGAACAAAATGACCCTGCCATCCTCAGTCCCGGCCCTCGTCGATACTAAAAAATGGGGCTTTGTTGGCCCGGTGaacaagctttatcagtcccctccccctcccccccccccccccgaaaaaTTCAGGGACTGTATAAGCGGAgcagatgatcgatggtgaaggtGCGCAAATCGATTTTATTTACAAAAAATCGatggaggatcacgatcctccatagTAAAGGGTGGATTTGGCCGAAGCATACCTCCTACCTCTTACATAAGTTTATGATTACTGGATCCACTGGGCCCGGcataaagggataagtgtagatACTTAGGTATCCCTCAACATGTGTAGTAATGGCCTCCTCAGAATCAGGGACCACTACATCTTTATCGGCCCAATTACAGTTCTTTCGGACTAAGGGGAGATCGTCTTCGGTGATCGAGCACATAAATCTCGATGCGTCCTCACCACGACCCTGCACTGaggagggtttctcgaccttgaagtcatcAACGATCGAACAATCTCCGAgaatgaacatcttcaagggAGGTGCATGAATCGGTTCCTCGATAGCCACGTTAACAACAGGTCTCCCGAGGTCGACCACATTGGAAGTAGTCTCGACAGTCATTTGGGAAGTAGAAGTAACCTTTTGGGGAACAACTTTTGAGGTTTTGGCCATTATTCCACTAGAAAGCGTAAAGAAGATATAAATGATTGAAAACTGGAGGCTCAGATGTGTTGTCGTGAGTGGATGTTGAGTAAATATTTCAAAGAAATCTCGAATACCGGAGGTAAAAATGCTAGAATGTGAAAGGGAATAGTGAAATCCAGAGGTTACAAGGGTAGACGGTTTAAAGCAAAATGAGAAATAAACGAAAGAGGAGTTATTTATAGTGGTGTCGTGATGCTTCGCCTCCAGGGACAGCCGACCggcggctgacatgcatttaatgccattatgacATGATTGACGAAACGTTTAGGGTTTATGTTTCTTATGTCACGGTGTATCGAAGAAGGGATCGAGATGCTCATGTTGTTTCTCATCAGTTtactttccgagaaacgaggggactatctgtgtacgggtaaaaaTCGGGCTCATGATACACTCCGACCTCCAACTGGGTAAAATGAGCTCGAGATATGATTGCGAATGATCGAAATCGAAGCAAGGATATCCTCGAGTCAGAATACGGGGGCCGACCATCTACCCTCGATAATATTAGGGTCATGATTCGAGACCGCCCTAAAACTTGAAGGACTTCGGAGGGCGTCGCCGAGTAATCAAGAATGGCCAGCAGGAGGCCGTAATATCCGTGAccgaccggatatcacggcgtggatctcggcacgtatcgatgtaGAACCGGCAACCAATTAAAtagaagatttttttaccttttatagagttataCTTAGAGTagaattcccctactatataaaagggggtctgataatttatTAAGCACATTGTAACACGTATTCCAAagtaatatataaatattttctctgttattatctctttctcttgttcatcagtgctGGTCATAGCGTGCCTGGATCGAGAGTAAATATTTCAATAAGGCTGAAACTATCCTGCTCGTGTGGTTTGAatctatttttctttgtttgttcAATTTGACTTAATCCATCGCTTTGTATTAAATTAATccgtgtatccttaaaaccatttaCAAATTTAAATGTtatcgattttgagggtaaataatATTAACTAAATGCTTAAAGAGAGTGCAACATGAGTATCTGatcgccaagtgaggggagtatTGAGAAGAAAGATGTCACTTAACCATGAGGGCAGTTTGACCTATATATGTAACTGTATATTGGTTAGGGGTATTAGTTTGTTAGCTTATCATTTAAGTCGGTAAGTTTCACCGACAGAATGTAGTTAGCCATACTTGTATATGAAGAGATGTACACTTCATTTCTAAGCAATGAAATCAGATTTCTCTTTTCTTCTCTCATTTATGTAAGTGTCTTTTTCGCGGACTCTCCCAATTAGGGTTTCAATCCTTCTCATTCTCGCTATTTTAGCAGTTTGTATAGATGTATTGAAAATGATAATAGTACTCTTGTGCACTTTCTTTtttaatatgtcccaaaaatattcCTGTATATTAAGAAATAATTTGATTTTACATATCTCACTTTATTCTTGGTGAAATgatttataaccatacaaatattcATGACTTATTTTAGATtaaaagttttaattttttttcctctTAAACTATGTGCTCAGTTAAACTGTATTACACAAATGGGATGTAGTGAGTAGCTGATATGTAGAAGTTTTTGGGTAAAAATAACTAAAATGCCCTTAAATGTACTTGCAAAATAATGTATTTAAAGTAATTTTATACTAAGCACATTTAATATTTTATCAAATAGGTTAATAAACAAAAGTGCATATTAGTTTAACAAACATATCCAAACTTACTTTCTTAAATTGTGTCTAATTCACACTCTTAGGGCTTGTTTGGTGTGAGGAATAAGAGATAATTAATTCCGAGATTAAATTTGAGTTGAGTTTATCCAATGTTTGATTGGGATAAAATTATGGTATAACTAATCTCGGGATTAGGTATCCCGAaattgtagtatttttttatccCTACGAGAGGGTGGGATAACTAATCACAGGATAAATAATTCCGAGATAATTAATCGTGGGATAACTTAtttccaaccaaacgacccctaatggTATATAATTGCCCGAGTAGTAGACTAACAACtagtttggatggttgttacccattgtatcgtattgtattattatcccaaaataatatttgttttgattgttacattaaaattggttgtattgtattgttaaattcattgttccggaacaataaaaaatctaattttttgatacaatcaatttggtgtggtgggattatttcatatttatctttCCAATTATGTCCTTACTTATTACTCCATAATTCTATTTTACCCTTTACCCTTATCTTTTTTaattttaactccaaatctcTCACCTATAACCTATTTTGTCTTCGTCCCCTTTTTTCCAGAACTTCCGCCGCTTCCAACTCCAACGTAAAATTGCTTATTTTGTTCCactaattttattaaaatttgcaTGGATTTAATTGCTTAATCTATTTATAAGacatatttggtgataaattaGTAAAATGgggttttcttaaattattttatacgtaattcttgataaatttaatatttaaacaattgagggtattttagtaaacttatcagttatagtacagtacgatacagtcaaaccatacatcaaaatattatttaacaacaacaaacaatacaatctattcAAACGGTCTATTTATAAAAcgatacaatataatacaataccaCACAATAtaatatctatctatactatattaaaagcacaaaaaCCCTTAGTGTGtcattcgccttttttaccctttaaaaataatttttacaatGAACAAAATTGTAATTTAAGTTACCTTCCTattatttaagactttaaaatcaattaaattttTGCATATTAAAAATCTTTCCTTGTTAAACTAGGTAagaaatcctaatatttaggaatttaaatCAATAAATATCATTTCTAATGAGAACGTTCTTATATGGTGACTTCAAttgatttttaattaaaaacttaaaataTGAGGACATAAAATCACATATTAAATTAGAAGTAGTTAATACAGTAACGTCTAAACTAAAATGTTTTAACGCGAAACAATTAAATATGCATTttacatttttttattttaatcaaaCAAAATAATTAATCCATGTTCAATTATGCACTAGTCTATAGTCTATACCCTGTTTGTGTCTTCTGAATGGACTTGagaataatttttaagaaaaatattagAATAATCGTAAATGTTCAAGGTTATGCGTTTTTACTGAAACTAACAAAGAAGCACGATAACTCGTgaaattaaaatgataaagtTATAAAATTGGAACATAATTAAAGGTGAATATATTGAATAATGATTGAGGACTTttctgaataattttttttattgagtTAGCTATAGAGGATTAGTAGTTATCAATTTCAAAAGCTTAcactttattttataactcaaacataattttaaaaaatatatgtaATTTTCTTATAAAATATTACTTATTGAAATGACTACGCGTACactaaggacccgtttggccatagattttgccaaataaacttgggttttatttggtaaacgcatgtttggccatagattttgcctatattttggcCAAATTCCAAATCTCAAAACtagctcaatagctggtttttggccaaaatatcactattatattttttaaaaattaccccaaatttttgtattttataaaagaatcCACCATTTATTATTGTGTAACGATGTTACTTtatcttctcggtcatctgacagtgtatcatgtagttcattataaaaatgataattttgtatcaaatttatttatattcaggattatggtttgcgataatataatgaatgttattgataatggtattattgaatatttatgatagtttttagaacttgtgggtataagtcatatttcatattttttcaaaccaaatttcacccaaaacATATTTTCAAAACAAACTTCCTCCTAATCAGATTTTTGAGAATAAATTTAGAAATCAATGACAGAACGCTACCTACGGGTATCATAAAACAACCATCCAAGCAAGCTGTAAAATCCAATACTTCAGTCAGTTTTTGGTTTCTCCCTCACACACTCATAAGAGGATATATATTGAGAATTTAAGCACTTTTGAGGAACATGGAGAGGCTGAACAGGGCTTTCGGGGATGACTTCTTGGAGTTCTATAAGAGAGAAACTGGGATTTCTCAGCCCAGAAACTTCGCACGCCGAATATCTGCTTCTGAGGTCTCAGTTATTTATAGCTTTAATTATTTGTCTTTATGGATTACAATTAGTGAGTTGAGCTCTATTTGCTTGATGAAATGTTTGAGACTATAGAAATTCTCCCCAGTTAAAATTACCCTTTTCTTGCTTGTGATTAGTACCTGTGCTTCTAGGCAGTGGTGTTCGGATTAGTTTGTGCTCGCCTCGACAAATTCACTTGGCAACTAAGGCTTAGACAGATAGGAAGAAGTCGTGTAGTGTGTTTTATTTTTGCTGGAATTTGAATCCTAGTCTCTTATGGTTTTCATCCCACTTCATTGGCCGCTAGACAACAGATAGATTGtagttacaacaacaacaacaacaacaacccagtataatcttattagtgaggtctggggagggtaatgtgtacgcagaccttacccctaccctaagatagagaggctgtttccgatagaccctcggtttcctccctccaagaactccccaccttgctcttggggtgactcgaactcacaacctattggttgaaagtggagggtgtttaccactagagcaaccaaCTCTTGTCCAACAGATAGATTGTAGTTACGGAATTTAAATTCAATGTTTTATCCTTTTGTATTGCATTTGTTATTGTTCATTTTGGAGGGTAAAAGTAAAAAATTTGATTAACTTGTTAGGCCTTTGCAAGAACTGGCTTCTGGTGAATTGTTAATGGTCTCCACTGGTTTTTAGGTTTAGGAAAGACCAGACTACCTGACACCTTTGGCTAGTCAGcttgagtattttatttttatttttggatatgGCCAAACTCCAGTTGTAAGGAAATAGCTACCGTACATGTACATGTTTGAGTACAGAGAGGTAATTACCTTGCGAAATAAGTTGAACGATACATTTATATATTTCTGGTTAATACCTACAAGTTTATTGAGTGCCAAGAACCGTAAGCTTTTCAGCCTGCTTGTATTTTGGATTAGAATTTACTACACTAATGGTACAGAAATATTTGTACGATTACTGTAATTTGACCGGCTCCAACAGGATACAACCCTGCTTTTCCAAGTTGCCAACACATGCTCTCAGTATAGGAGCTCACCtgatcttttttttctttttttttcaatttcaccGAACAATACAAAGTCTTTCAATTAATGCCAGTTACTATTTATTGCCCTCCCCGTATCATCTCAGTGATGGTCTTTCAGTTTATCACCAGGTATGCACGGTTGATTTCCTTGTATCCATTTCCTCTTAATAGCAGAGCCTGATGTGAAATATCTGTGGCACATCCAATAAGATGGAACAAACAAATAATTAGATAAACCAAAACTAAGGCCTTCATATTCgctgatgttaagtctctctattTTTGTGAGAACTTTTCACATTATTATTAGAAGGTAACAAAAAGGAGGCATTCATATTCGGTGATGGTTAAGTCTCGGTTGGAACTTAATTTTGTGTAAATTTTTTTTTGACATTTTGATATGAAGATAATCCCATATCAGTcactcaatcaatcaatcaacgcTAAATCCTAAATTAGTTGGGTCGGCTATATGAACGCTCAATATCCATTCCACTCTATTGTATTCTGTGGAGGCTAATAAATCTTTAGATGTTTGAAATTCTTTTCTCTAGAATTCTCCATTATGCAAAGCTGctgaaactatttttttttcaacTTTGGGGCAGGTTACAGTGAAGCGACTGGATCTGTACGGGAAATTAAATGGTCACGGGGGATGTGTTAACACAATTGACTTCAATGCCACTGGCGATGTTCTTGTCTCAGGTTCCGATGACAGACGAGTAATACTATGGGACTGGGCGACAAGGAAATCAAAACTATCTTACCAATCAGGCCACATGGACAACATATTCCAGGCCAAGTTCATGCCCTTCACTGATGATCGGAGAATAGTAACTGCCGCTGCTGATGGCCAGGTGATGTTTTGCCCATCTTGAGCACATTAGTATGTGAAATCTGAATGATTGCCAAGGTGTATGAGCAAATGTTCGTGTGTAAGCCTGAAATATGCTGTAGTAGATATATCATCTGCTTACTGGACCATCCTCCTATCGTGATTTAATCATGATCCCAGTCATTATGAAACACGAAGAATGGTCAAATGATGATAACATTAGTGGCCTATATCGAAAAGGATAAGTCCTGTCAAATTCTTGCAGCAGATCACGCCCTTTAAGCAAATCTAAGCAGTCGATTGGTTGGCCTCATAAGGAAAAATAATTCAAGCGTAAAATTCTGCATAACTAGTAGTATAATatttgatttcaaaataaatcattGCATTACTAATTTAATCTCTGCATAACTACAGCAATCTCTGTCTGCATAATTGATGCAGTGCTTGGTTTGCAATATTAAACTTTGCATTGCCAATACTCGCATAATATAGGAATCTATGCATTATTTTATGCGGATACAATGTGGATTAACAGAAACAAGACCTGGATAAGAGTATTAAAGACAAGCACCCAAGGTTCAAATTCCAGTAGAGACAGCAAGTATCCGGCGGGAATAGTTAGGGTGCGCGAAGCTAGCCTAGACACCACAGTTAAAAAAGTATCTAATAACAATCCTTGCGTTATAATTACCTATGCAACTATCAGCTACTGTATGGCATCCACTGCTTTGTTTATCCATCTTCTTCTCAATTACGTAAGGAATCTGTGCCTCACACTTCAAGGATTGAGGAGTTCTTTTGCATTGCAATCACCAGATTACATGGAAGCATTGAATGATTGGATAAGTAATTTTCATACCACACATATCCCTTTTATTGTCCTTAGTATCAAGTACCACATGTTTATACATCCAGACATAGTTGCCGACTTGCTGTATAGATAGATAATAGTTTAGACCTGCTGGAGTTGCTTAATTTGTAATTTGAGAAAGCTCAAGAAAGAATTTGTTTTAGAAACCTATGGGCTTATTCTTCAATCTTCTCTGACTTCCACCATCGCAAACACTGGTTTTCTCACTGCAGGTCAGGCTTGATCTATTGCTGGAGAATGGTCAGGTAGAAACTAAAAGGCTAGGTAGGCACCAAGGTCGTGTACATAAGCTTGCCGTGGAACCAGGGAGCCCCTACATATTCTATAGCTGCGGTGAAGATGGTTTTGTTCAACACGTAGGTTGCCACGTTGCTGTTTTACATGTAAAAAGTTCTCTTCTTCAGGTTATTTTGCCGTAACTTGCATTTATTCTGCAGTACGACCTGCGAAGTAATTCTGCCACAAAGATAATCTGTTGCTCATCTTTCACGGAAAACAATAAGCAATCTTCTAGCAGCATATGTTTGAACGCCATTGTGATAGATCCGAGAAACCCAAATTATTTTGCAGTTGGTGGTTCTGATGAATATGCACGTGTATATGACATCAGAATGCATGAAATGGACGCGTTGCATAATTCTGATAGGCCTGTCAACACATTTTGCCCCCCTCACCTGATCAAAACACATGACGTTCACATTACAGCATTGGCTTACTCGAGCTCTAGTGAGTTGCTGGTCTCATACAATGACGAATTGATATATTTGTTTCAGAAGAACATGGGATTGGGTCCGTCTCCCCTGTCTTCGCTAGGTGAAGATGCAAAGAAACTGGAAGAGCCACAAGTTTATTCTGGGCATAGAAATTTGAGAACCATTAAAGGTGTGAGTTTCTTTGGTCCAAATGATGAATATGTCTTGAGTGGATCTGATTGTGGCCATATATTTATCTGGAAGAAAAAGGGCGCTAACCTTGTTAGGTTGATGGTTGGTGATAGGCACATAGTAAATCAGCTTGAGCCCCATCCCTGTATTCCTGTTCTTGCAACATGTGGATTAGAAAAGACCATAAAGATTTGGACCCCGTCGTCGAATAATGTTTCTTCATTGCCTCGTGATGTCCTTAAGGTGCATATCTTAGCAGTTCTCTTAATAATTATTCATGTGTTAGAATCGGAAGTCAGAGTTGGTTCATGTAATCTGgtattaaatttttgtttttgcttttctgCACTGTGTCTTGCTATGAGCAGATAATGGAAGCTAACAGGCGAGGTCGAGAGGACCATTCACGGGTTACACTGACCCCAGATGCAATAATGC containing:
- the LOC104119124 gene encoding uncharacterized protein, with the translated sequence MERLNRAFGDDFLEFYKRETGISQPRNFARRISASEVTVKRLDLYGKLNGHGGCVNTIDFNATGDVLVSGSDDRRVILWDWATRKSKLSYQSGHMDNIFQAKFMPFTDDRRIVTAAADGQVRLDLLLENGQVETKRLGRHQGRVHKLAVEPGSPYIFYSCGEDGFVQHYDLRSNSATKIICCSSFTENNKQSSSSICLNAIVIDPRNPNYFAVGGSDEYARVYDIRMHEMDALHNSDRPVNTFCPPHLIKTHDVHITALAYSSSSELLVSYNDELIYLFQKNMGLGPSPLSSLGEDAKKLEEPQVYSGHRNLRTIKGVSFFGPNDEYVLSGSDCGHIFIWKKKGANLVRLMVGDRHIVNQLEPHPCIPVLATCGLEKTIKIWTPSSNNVSSLPRDVLKIMEANRRGREDHSRVTLTPDAIMHVLRLHRRQAVAYVERRHNRDDVDSDEDDGEEAYVLGFPDGDTEDGVTGNSECSIS